The Christiangramia forsetii KT0803 DNA segment CGGCCTATGTTACCTGGAAGCCAACAGAACAGTTTAATACTTCATTGAATGTTATGAGTTTAGGAGATCGAAACAGGTTTTCTCCTTTTCAGGATGGGGAAGGAAATTATGCTTTTAGGCATACGGAATTTCCTGTAAATGGATATACCCTGGTAAATCTAACGGCCACCTACCAAATTAAGAGTAATATTGATGTTTTCTTGGGTATCAATAACCTTCTTAACGAGTATTATTTACCGGCAAGATCTCAATGGGCGGCGCCATTAAGGTCTTTTACTACAGCTGGGGAGGGAGCGAATGCCCGTCTTGGTGTAACTTATAATTTTTAAAAGGGGTGGTAGTCGTTATTAAGAATTGATATTCAGAAGTAACGACTACCATTTTACACTAAAATTTATTGCTTGAAAGCATTTTCAAACATAGTTAAGAAAGTACATCTTTTTTTAGGAATAACATGTGGGGTTTTGGCATCCATTTCAGGTCTTACTGGTTCCATGTATGTATGGCAGCCGGAAATAACGTCGGCCTTAAATCAACGCTTACTACAAACGGAATCCACTAATACTCTTTCGGAAAAGACATTATTAAAAACTACCTCAGAACTTTATAGGAGTCAGAAAGATACTATAGCAAAGATACTCCTACCTTATCGAGAGCAGGAGACGGTTTCCATTCTTTATAAGAATGGTCAAACCCTTTATTATCATCCGGAGACGGGAGTACCTTTAGGAAAAAAATCAGCTTCCATAAAATTTTTTGAAGATTTACTGAAGATCCATCGAACTCTTGGAATTCCAAAGATTGGCAAATACATTGTGGGTGGTAGTGCCATTATATTTTGCTTATTTCTTCTTACCTCCGGTTTATTTCTATGGTGGAAAAAGTATAAATCAAATTTTAAAAAGGGAGTCAAAATTAAATGGAAACGAAATAAAAAAAGATTTAACTACGATGTACATAAGTCACTTGGAAT contains these protein-coding regions:
- a CDS encoding PepSY-associated TM helix domain-containing protein, with product MKAFSNIVKKVHLFLGITCGVLASISGLTGSMYVWQPEITSALNQRLLQTESTNTLSEKTLLKTTSELYRSQKDTIAKILLPYREQETVSILYKNGQTLYYHPETGVPLGKKSASIKFFEDLLKIHRTLGIPKIGKYIVGGSAIIFCLFLLTSGLFLWWKKYKSNFKKGVKIKWKRNKKRFNYDVHKSLGIIFFLPLVVMALSGGYFTYHSYYKDGLKLMDSFMGNIEPKKEILVDTKFNILHLLKTPDNQYALRAIYFPQDGNEEYRFRYIKNRFIKPGLRKTKELKVNQNGKVNYVTSFDSDPISEKIAAQFYLIHIGEMAGMLGRIFVFISGFVPLILFITGLRFYYFRTVR